The Gossypium hirsutum isolate 1008001.06 chromosome A03, Gossypium_hirsutum_v2.1, whole genome shotgun sequence genome contains the following window.
CAGTACCCATTGATGAGTAGAAAAACATGTCTTAGATCTAAGTTGATCTAACGGTCAATGTCATAAAGCAGAgaataaaattatttagattttagCTTACGGATTTGTaatattcaaagttgtttcatgaaaaacaaTGAACtgtagaagaaaaaaatgaaggaaAGCTTTTAATTGGTGTAAACGTTGTGAACAAAGGACATACGACAATAATTTTAACAGGctagtaacttaaatgaaaactttctaaataattcaataactattctataattttttaaaactaaccatctaaaatgtaaataaactaataatttaatgaccttgAGAATAATTTACATAGAAGCTTTTTCCAAAGCATGATCTCACTAAAAATCTGCTACTTGGGTGGATAGATTTGATTTCTACAAAAGTTATTAGGATAAAGGACGAGAGTATCTCTTAGACTTTATAGGGAGgagatcaaattaatttatttaatgttaaaaaaatatgaaaaatatttttttatttgtgattcgaatacaaacaaataaaaattattcgtaaaattaataaaaaaaacttctaaaatattaaattgaatttatttaattttttatgtgatataaaaattattttggttcaTTTAGTAATAGACAAATTAATCGGCCACTATAATAAAGAAACCTACCAAACACATTCACTTAAGACAAAGCCTCAAGAACTAGAATCCAAATCCTACTTTTGTTGATGTTGGATCTcaacttaaattattttaatttaaaatattcaattataaataaatttgaaattaaaatatctaaacttaaaaataattaaaactcgaaataatcaaataaaaaaattaaattttaaacccaAATCAGGTAGAAACCAAAACCCATGTCAAGTTTATACCTAGTGTGAGctaaaaatgaaagattattcatttaatcttattttaaatttatttatatttaattttacattaaGACAAAGGAAAGGGAAGAGGGCTTTGGGGTCAGTGTCGTGTTCACGTGGCTTGGGAGCATGGGTTTAACACGTGGAGGACTGCTGTAATAGATATTTTCATATTTCCTTACACAAGTATGGGCATTTATTTAATGCCTAAAGCAACTAACCAAAGCCCAATTTGCAGTGCAAGTACGCAACTAAAAAACCTCACTGTGGATTGAGTTTATATGGAATGAGAGCTGGTTGGATTGgtataaacatttaaatataggACAACATTGACTCAATCGTGTTAAAgtatattatcctcttatttatgtgtagagaaaaaattatgaataatttaaGCATTGAATAAGAAATAGATATGATCATAATCTATAACGAAATTATTCGAGATAAAAACCTCACTCTCACTTCCACAATactaaaaacacacaaaaaaactctaatttatgacataattaaaagctttattttggtttaaatattattttctttgtcTATAACTCAATGAGCAGAGCAGCAAATGTTATTTGATACCATTTAAACAGCTGAGCTATAAAACTAAGCTAAGCTCTTTGAAGCAATCTCGAATACGTTCTCTGATAATCCATTGGCAGACATTATCGTCTCCAGTTGTTGCTGCAAAAATTGTATGCAAGTTTTTAGTGTTGTAATCCCACCCGATTGAGCACcgcaataaaaaaatattgatacgtttagaagaataatgaaaaattgcattttcgttttcaaattatggaacaaagttGTAACATTGGTCACAACAACATCGTAGGCAATTACATAGGATAAAACAGCTAAGAGGTCACTTACCTTGGCTAGTGTTTGACGGCTTTCATCGAAACGCCTCCACCTTGAGAAGGCTGACACCATGCGAGAGGCCACCTACAATATCGGAAGGTAAAATGTTACTTAAGAATAGCAAAAGGAAACCGTGTATGCCATCCAGATGAGAAGTGGCCTAAGAGAAGTTGGAGTACGACAAACCTGAGGATTTAGCTTGTCAAGTTGTAGTACTATTTCACCCAAGAACTTGTAGCCGGAACCATCCTTGGCGTGGAAATTCACAGGAGATCCACAAAATCCTCCGATAAGTGAGTAAACCTATATTAACAAAATAACCCACATTTAAGCAGAAGACAAAAGACACCATCATATGCTTACGCATGTGCGTAGAAAGAGTTATCGATCACCTTGTTTGGATTACGAAGGTCGAATGCTGGATGATTTAAGAGTTTGCGAACATTCTCGACGTTACCGGGAATGTTAGACATGGCTTGAAGGGCAAACCATTTGTTTACAACCTAACaaagaacagaaaaaaaaaaaaagaagagattaTCACATATGAGAAAAGAAGTTCAAACTATGTTTTCAGTAGAGGGGAAGTGGAAATTTACCAGGTAGTTATGTTGCCACTTGGTATAGAAGTCGGCCAAAACGTCATCATGAGTTTTACCTGGTTTCTGGGAAATGGCAGACAAAGCAGCAAATTGGTCTGTCATATTTGTTGCAGTCTTGTACTCATGCAGTGCAAGCTCCGTCATCTCTGAATCTTCAAGGGAACCAAGATATGCTGGAAGTAGACAAATGTAAGACAATTAGATTATGTAAATTTTGACACATAAATTGCGCAGAAATACGTGAAATACAAACCAAGAGCAGTATTCTTGAGGGCACGTCGGGCCATATTAGTATGGTCAAATACATACTCCTCTGAGCTTCTATTGTTCTCAACCTGTTAAAAGTGTCGAGAAGCACAAAGAAAATCAAGCCCATTTGCAAAATACGCACTAGTCTATAAGTAATAAAGATTTGTTTATATAAGTGTATATAGCATACTGTGCTTAAAAACTCAGATTTTAGTTGTGAGGCAAGCTCCTTTCTAATGAAGGTTCGAACAGCATAAACAGCATCAGGATCAGCAACTTCCATCATATCCATTATTTCCCCTTCACCGGGGAGAGTTATTGCTTTTGCGATGAATTCCTGATAACAAGAGGCAGTTAAACATAAACTGTATGTTGGTTTCAATATATTGCACACGTCAACACTCGCTGATTTAAACAATACGGATTTCATATTTTCCAGTAAGGGAACTATCATCATACCTTATCCAAGCTTGGATCACAAAGTATGCTTTTGAGACCTTGAACAAATTTGGGATTCAAGGTCAATGGTTTGCTTTGTTGGAAATCAGCAACTAAGCTGAGCATGAGCTTCCTTGCCAGCACCTGTCCGGACTCCCagctataaaaaaaaaaaaaatcaaatgaacaaatCTAATATAATCCTCGATTATTAGATTAACAAGTATTCATGCTTTCAGAAAGACAAACCGATTAAACTCATCCGAATCATGAGCGAGAAGGAAAAATAGGTCACTGTCGGAGAGATCAGATTCAAGACGGATAGGAGCACTATAACCTCGCAGTAGAGATGGAATTGGCCGCTCGAAtatatcacaaaacacaaattCTTCTTCTTTCTGCTcagaaacaacaaaagaaaagaaaatcaggAAGAACATAAAGACATGCAACAGTCATGCTAACTAATAACCCCCTATGTGTCAATATGGTTTGATTCTAGTCATGGTCTTTTGTTCTCAAAGATGTTTAGACAATCTAAAGAAGTGTAAGTTCCTAGAGATAAAAGATGGAGCACGAGAGGATTTTCAAATGACCTTAGTTACTCGAAGAACAGTGCTGAGGACTGGTTGATTGTTGCTTGCAACAGACTGCAATGTCCCATCGTGATACACGGAAGATAGAGGCATGTCCTTTCCACTTGAGTCCAGTAGACCAACAGCTACTGGAATGAACATCGGTTCTTTAACAGGTTGCCCAGGAGTTGGGGGAACCTCTTGACTGTGAAATTGCCGAAACAAGCATAAAACTCAGCAGCAAGATATTTATGCCAAAATCGATGCTCATACTTGCAACAATATTCAAGTTTGTATACCTAAACTTCAAAGAAAAAGTATGGGCCTCAGCATTATAGGATGAAGTAACTTTTACTACAGGAGTCCCAGCTTGTGAATACCTGAGAGTTTCAAAAGTATTAAgtatcaaaactataaaatacgaagtaactttaaataataataaagaaaagaagaagactgATCCATACCATAGCAAGAAGTTAGCAAAATCCGCACCATTTGCATCTTTCATGGCAGCAAAGAAGTCTTCGCAAGTTACTGCTTGCCCGTCATGCCTTTTAAAGTAAAGATCCATACCCTGAACATGAACAAATCATATTAATAAATCTGCCCAGGATAAGCaactttacatatatatacacttaaatTTGAGACTCAAACATTCTTTAAATTTGACCTTTCGGAACCCTTGAGTTCCTAGGAGTGTTTTGTACATCCTGACAACTTCAGCTCCCTGGAAAGTTGAATCATAAGTAAAATCCATTGATACATCAACATAGCTCTTTACCGCAAATACAGAGTCATAAACAAGAGAGAATCTGGTTAAGATTTTCAAACCTTTTCATAAACCTgtggaaaagaaaacaaaaagaccaagaaaaaaagtagaaaaattaGATGCCTCGTCAAATAAAACAGTAAACAAGAAAAAATATGCAAATGCAAGTAGCTAGGGCTTACCGTCACTGCAGTTGTTGATAACCCCATGTTTGATTCAAATAAAACAAGATCACGTGACAAAAACAAACGTTCACATTAAaaaggtatatgaattatatctATAAGAGGAAACTGATCCATGGACCAATTACGAAATTGTACTATATATAACAAAAACTTGCCTGTGTAGAAGTTGTCCATCTGTCAAAGGGAAAAAGCAGGCAAAAGTCAACATAACTCTGAAGCAAAAACTTTAAAGAGTGAACAAGCACGTGAAAACTTaaagaaaatgataataaataatggAGATGCTTTAACACCTTAATGTAAGAATGTGGCCTAACCGGATGAGCCATGGGACCAGCATCCTGAACAATTGGAATCGGAGGAAAGTCAGCACTTAAGTAGGTCACACACACACTGAAGTATCTATTTGTAGATTTCACAGTAGTTGCAACATAATCACTCGTTTAACTGGATATGTGGTCACTACAAAGTTGTGCAAGAAACATTAACCTGTGGGAATTGATAATTCCGAAGCTTTGAAACATCGGCAATCCTCTTCACTGTACGGCTTCCCATGTCAGATGAAAATTCCTACCAGCAACACAAAATTAATTACAACCAACAACCCGATTATGTTGCAATGAGGCTACATTTTTAATCTTGGTAATTGAAGAATAGTACCTGGTCACGGAACACAGTGAGGCCCTCCTTCAAGCTGAGCTGAAACCAATCCCGGCAAGTCACTCTGCAGTATTTCAGCTGATGTTATACTGAACTTTGTTTATCCTCGTAGTTTTAAATAGATTTAACATTGATAAACAAGTCTTCAGAATAACATATAATTCAACTACCTTCATCAATGAACCCCACAGCAaagtaaacataaaatatatatattaaaacatcaTGTAATGACGAAGAAGACATATATGACAGATCAGAATTGAAAAACAAATCATTAAACAGTAAAGATCAACAATGAGCCTAAATGGGAAATAAACTGACCTGTTGCCAGTCCAGTTGTGAAAATACTGCAAGAAAGCAAGGAATAAAATCAAATGAGAAcaaatcaaatccataaataacATATTTGAAAAAGGACATCCTCAAAATTTATATCCACAACAAACCTCGTGACCAATAACACCCAAAATTGCAGCATAATCAGCATCTGAAGCAGTTTCAGGAGAAGCCAAAACAAGCTTTGAATTGAAAATCTAAGGCATGCAATAGAAACATACTTCAATAAGATGAacagtaaataaatttaaatggttTGACCAGATAAGCCAGAAGTCATACATTCAGACTCTTGTTTTCCATGGCTCCCCTGCgtaaggaaagaacaaagcaggtTGGCATCGACAGAGATGAAAATTGCATATAACTAAGAAAAAAGCAAAGAACAATCTTGTTTGAGAAGAATGCATCTTACATGTTGAAATCAGGAACAGCGACAACATTGAAAAGATCCAGGTCATACTCAAGACCAAAAACCTACAAGAGAATAAGATTTTAAATGAAGAGATCAAATAATCTCAATACCACAATAAGAACAATGTAAGGATAAAAAGACGGACATCTTCATCCCACTTCATAGCTGCTTTAAGTGAATACATGGCATGTGCAGTCTTGGGTACATCTTGTGCTGGGGTCCAGATCCTTAGAGCCACTTTTCGGCCAGAGCGGGTGACAAATGTGTCATCTCTGCTCTCCAATTGGCCAGCTACTAAGGCAAACAAGTAACATGGCTTCTTAAAGGGATCTTCCCATACAGCATAATGTTTGCCACCCTGCAACAATCCAGAAAAATAACAATGAGCAACAGTCTCAACTCCCAATAAACAAAAAGAGACTACCATAAAAGGTGAAGCTTGCCTCAAGGGTTCCTTGCTCTATGAGATTTCCATTAGATAACAATACAGGATACAGTAACTTATCAGCTTCGATACGGCATGTGTATTTCGCCATTATATCAGGACGGTCCTGTTCACACGGTAATCATGTCAACAAGGCATAAAACAGATTC
Protein-coding sequences here:
- the LOC107963795 gene encoding puromycin-sensitive aminopeptidase isoform X3, which encodes MDAPKEIFLKDYKSPDYYFDTVDLRFSLGEEKTIVASKITVFPRVEGSSAPLVLDGVDLKLISIKVDGKELKEGDYHLDLRHLILPSPPQGKFTLEIDTEIQPQNNTSLEGLYKSSGNFCTQCEAEGFRKITFYQDRPDIMAKYTCRIEADKLLYPVLLSNGNLIEQGTLEGGKHYAVWEDPFKKPCYLFALVAGQLESRDDTFVTRSGRKVALRIWTPAQDVPKTAHAMYSLKAAMKWDEDVFGLEYDLDLFNVVAVPDFNMGAMENKSLNIFNSKLVLASPETASDADYAAILGVIGHEYFHNWTGNRVTCRDWFQLSLKEGLTVFRDQEFSSDMGSRTVKRIADVSKLRNYQFPQDAGPMAHPVRPHSYIKMDNFYTVTVYEKGAEVVRMYKTLLGTQGFRKGMDLYFKRHDGQAVTCEDFFAAMKDANGADFANFLLWYSQAGTPVVKVTSSYNAEAHTFSLKFSQEVPPTPGQPVKEPMFIPVAVGLLDSSGKDMPLSSVYHDGTLQSVASNNQPVLSTVLRVTKKEEEFVFCDIFERPIPSLLRGYSAPIRLESDLSDSDLFFLLAHDSDEFNRWESGQVLARKLMLSLVADFQQSKPLTLNPKFVQGLKSILCDPSLDKEFIAKAITLPGEGEIMDMMEVADPDAVYAVRTFIRKELASQLKSEFLSTVENNRSSEEYVFDHTNMARRALKNTALAYLGSLEDSEMTELALHEYKTATNMTDQFAALSAISQKPGKTHDDVLADFYTKWQHNYLVVNKWFALQAMSNIPGNVENVRKLLNHPAFDLRNPNKVYSLIGGFCGSPVNFHAKDGSGYKFLGEIVLQLDKLNPQVASRMVSAFSRWRRFDESRQTLAKQQLETIMSANGLSENVFEIASKSLA
- the LOC107963795 gene encoding puromycin-sensitive aminopeptidase isoform X2 translates to MARLILPCKSSCLARTSLLGLISSAPVKRSVCSVKSISGYRCFSALEATHRRNYRFPHSSPYRARETSRRLICSVATEPLPKRVEESEMDAPKEIFLKDYKSPDYYFDTVDLRFSLGEEKTIVASKITVFPRVEGSSAPLVLDGVDLKLISIKVDGKELKEGDYHLDLRHLILPSPPQGKFTLEIDTEIQPQNNTSLEGLYKSSGNFCTQCEAEGFRKITFYQDRPDIMAKYTCRIEADKLLYPVLLSNGNLIEQGTLEGGKHYAVWEDPFKKPCYLFALVAGQLESRDDTFVTRSGRKVALRIWTPAQDVPKTAHAMYSLKAAMKWDEDVFGLEYDLDLFNVVAVPDFNMGAMENKSLNIFNSKLVLASPETASDADYAAILGVIGHEYFHNWTGNRVTCRDWFQLSLKEGLTVFRDQEFSSDMGSRTVKRIADVSKLRNYQFPQDAGPMAHPVRPHSYIKMDNFYTVTVYEKGAEVVRMYKTLLGTQGFRKGMDLYFKRHDGQAVTCEDFFAAMKDANGADFANFLLWYSQAGTPVVKVTSSYNAEAHTFSLKFSQEVPPTPGQPVKEPMFIPVAVGLLDSSGKDMPLSSVYHDGTLQSVASNNQPVLSTVLRVTKKEEEFVFCDIFERPIPSLLRGYSAPIRLESDLSDSDLFFLLAHDSDEFNRWESGQVLARKLMLSLVADFQQSKPLTLNPKFVQGLKSILCDPSLDKEFIAKAITLPGEGEIMDMMEVADPDAVYAVRTFIRKELASQLKSEFLSTVENNRSSEEYVFDHTNMARRALKNTALAYLGSLEDSEMTELALHEYKTATNMTDQFAALSAISQKPGKTHDDVLADFYTKWQHNYLVVNKWFALQAMSNIPGNVENVRKLLNHPAFDLRNPNKVYSLIGGFCGSPVNFHAKDGSGYKFLGEIVLQLDKLNPQVASRMVSAFSRWRRFDESRQTLAKQQLETIMSANGLSENVFEIASKSLA
- the LOC107963795 gene encoding puromycin-sensitive aminopeptidase isoform X1 → MARLILPCKSSCLARTSLLGLISSAPVKRSVCSVKSISGYRCFSALEATHRRNYRFPHSSPYLFQRARETSRRLICSVATEPLPKRVEESEMDAPKEIFLKDYKSPDYYFDTVDLRFSLGEEKTIVASKITVFPRVEGSSAPLVLDGVDLKLISIKVDGKELKEGDYHLDLRHLILPSPPQGKFTLEIDTEIQPQNNTSLEGLYKSSGNFCTQCEAEGFRKITFYQDRPDIMAKYTCRIEADKLLYPVLLSNGNLIEQGTLEGGKHYAVWEDPFKKPCYLFALVAGQLESRDDTFVTRSGRKVALRIWTPAQDVPKTAHAMYSLKAAMKWDEDVFGLEYDLDLFNVVAVPDFNMGAMENKSLNIFNSKLVLASPETASDADYAAILGVIGHEYFHNWTGNRVTCRDWFQLSLKEGLTVFRDQEFSSDMGSRTVKRIADVSKLRNYQFPQDAGPMAHPVRPHSYIKMDNFYTVTVYEKGAEVVRMYKTLLGTQGFRKGMDLYFKRHDGQAVTCEDFFAAMKDANGADFANFLLWYSQAGTPVVKVTSSYNAEAHTFSLKFSQEVPPTPGQPVKEPMFIPVAVGLLDSSGKDMPLSSVYHDGTLQSVASNNQPVLSTVLRVTKKEEEFVFCDIFERPIPSLLRGYSAPIRLESDLSDSDLFFLLAHDSDEFNRWESGQVLARKLMLSLVADFQQSKPLTLNPKFVQGLKSILCDPSLDKEFIAKAITLPGEGEIMDMMEVADPDAVYAVRTFIRKELASQLKSEFLSTVENNRSSEEYVFDHTNMARRALKNTALAYLGSLEDSEMTELALHEYKTATNMTDQFAALSAISQKPGKTHDDVLADFYTKWQHNYLVVNKWFALQAMSNIPGNVENVRKLLNHPAFDLRNPNKVYSLIGGFCGSPVNFHAKDGSGYKFLGEIVLQLDKLNPQVASRMVSAFSRWRRFDESRQTLAKQQLETIMSANGLSENVFEIASKSLA